A part of Aegilops tauschii subsp. strangulata cultivar AL8/78 chromosome 2, Aet v6.0, whole genome shotgun sequence genomic DNA contains:
- the LOC109758170 gene encoding small RNA 2'-O-methyltransferase, with amino-acid sequence MPTATATPTPKAVIHQRYGAKAVYRVDEVREAVDGVCPGLALPQSTRCVYRCQLDIPGVLSVSTPGTFVRKKDAEQAAAQIAIEKLGIQPTSNIPNTPEEAWEELISRISYFFTDENFPTSSHPLVGHLSVTLRRTGDFLGKIPISAIIACDVKVHTLCKIIDPKAEFDPLLVLSMIYNAAKQSPGVSVSNRNFWIQSQRPYSPEAVDLALQCWSGISDPIRVEAVLIPCAMEDGPKMVSLNISENEHYMGDIALKLSATDPSHVLVSRTVDKASSEMRFYFPAPDVQFVSDLSKQLVDDRENRNMNCIINKRASYISGQTIYGDAVLANVGYTRRDTELQTDHVNLCTYYRILLRKLPDGIYKISKDSILVAELPCVYARTSWKGPSPRDLLCSFCRLQRLSEPYFAANRVSASCNVLGSAVGSEEMGSAKATAGNQCANDGRIAKENPDMFKCSVKIYSKKRDLLLEYSTDYSWSKETDAIQNSALKVLIWFNRYFKQLNTPVEKLYLPKSTDGFTIYPNIFLQEFAMCLSVYGKTSGGDSRTCSAVGYFSMDTSYQQLESSAFLTDIDGQDSGVFPSHGSLACISYSVHLFMKDSRKRYLLEVNNEFEFEIGAGAVRNQLESCATQLSVNQSACFVDQLSDRDLSLAAACELSLDLSKICRDSCVLEFSVKVLQVTEPLEDRMEKALFNPPLSKQRVEFAVRHINQLHATTLVDFGCGSGSLLDSLLEHPTTLEKIVGVDISRKGLTRAAKSLHQKLSKKLLLQTSVPTAVLYHGSVTDFDSRLYGFDIGTCLEVIEHVEEDQASLFGNVVLSSFCPAVLIVSTPNYEYNPILQRSALPNKEEEQEQDAGPCKFRNHDHKFEWTRSQFQRWATRLAASHNYSVEFSGVGGSSDEPGYASQIAVFRRMARNQGESSLNEDDSHQPYEVLWEWPNASIPSH; translated from the exons atgccgacggcgacggcgacgccgACGCCCAAGGCGGTGATCCACCAGCGGTACGGCGCCAAGGCCGTCTACAGGGTGGATGAGGTGCGGGAGGCCGTTGACGGCGTCTGCCCCGGCCTCGCGCTGCCGCAGAGCACCAGGTGCGTCTACCGCTGCCAGCTCGACATCCCCGGGGTGCTCAGCGTCTCCACCCCGGGGACCTTCGTCAGGAAGAAGGACGCTGAGCAGGCCGCCGCGCAGATCGCCATCGAAAAG CTTGGTATTCAGCCCACATCAAATATCCCTAATACACCCGAAGAAGCTTGGGAGGAACTTATTAGTCGGATATCTTACTTTTTTACAGATGAG AACTTCCCCACATCATCTCATCCTCTTGTTGGGCACTTGAGTGTGACACTCAGAAGAACTGGGGACTTCCTTGGAAAGATACCTATTTCAGCTATTATTGCTTGTGATGTTAAGGTCCATACGTTGTGTAAAATTATTGACCCTAAGGCAGAATTTGATCCTCTCTTGGTTCTTTCGATGATCTATAATGCTGCCAAACAATCTCCTGGTGTATCTGTTAGTAACAGAAACTTCTGGATTCAGAGTCAAAGGCCCTATTCCCCTGAGGCTGTTGATTTGGCACTTCAGTGCTGGTCTGGTATTTCAGATCCCATAAGAGTAGAAGCAGTTCTTATTCCTTGTGCGATGGAGGATGGACCTAAGATGGTAAGCCTTAATATATCAGAGAATGAACATTACATGGGTGATATAGCATTGAAGCTCTCTGCAACTGACCCATCTCATGTCCTTGTCTCAAG AACAGTTGACAAAGCATCTTCTGAGATGAGGTTTTATTTCCCAGCTCCGGATGTACAATTTGTTTCTGATTTATCAAAACAATTGGTGGATGATCGTGAAAATCGCAATATGAACTGCATAATAAATAAGCGAGCTTCCTACATTTCTGGCCAAACAATTTATGGAGATGCAGTTTTGGCAAATGTGGGATACACAAGGAGAGATACAGAACTTCAAACTGATCATGTCAATCTATGTACCTATTACAG GATTCTTCTGAGAAAATTACCTGATGGAATTTACAAGATCTCCAAGGACTCGATTCTTGTGGCAGAGCTTCCGTGTGTTTATGCTCGTACCAGTTGGAAAGGCCCCTCTCCACGAGATCTCCTTTGTTCTTTCTGTCGCCTCCAGAGGCTATCAGAACCCTATTTTGCTGCCAATAGGGTAAGTGCATCCTGTAATGTCCTAGGATCAGCTGTGGGCTCTGAAGAGATGGGGTCAGCAAAAGCAACCGCAGGAAATCAGTGCGCAAATGATGGAAGGATTGCCAAGGAAAACCCAGACATGTTCAAGTGCTCTGTCAAAATATATTCAAAGAAGAGGGACCTTTTACTAGAGTATTCTACAGATTATAGCTGGAGCAAGGAAACTGATGCTATTCAGAATTCTGCGTTGAAGGTCTTGATTTGGTTCAATCGTTATTTTAAGCAGCTGAACACGCCTGTGGAGAAGCTATATCTTCCTAAGAGCACTGATGGCTTCACGATATATCCGAATATATTTTTACAAGAATTTGCAATGTGCTTATCTGTCTATGGCAAGACAAGTGGTGGTGATTCAAGAACATGCAGCGCAGTTGGATATTTCTCTATGGATACATCATATCAGCAGCTTGAAAGCAGTGCATTTTTAACAGACATTGATGGTCAAGATTCTGGTGTTTTTCCATCCCATGGATCGTTGGCTTGCATAAGCTACAGTGTTCACCTGTTTATGAAGGACAGCAGAAAGAGATATCTCCTAGAAGTCAATAATGAGTTTGAGTTTGAGATAGGGGCTGGAGCTGTTAGGAATCAGCTTGAATCATGTGCAACCCAACTCTCAGTTAATCAAAGTGCATGCTTTGTAGATCAACTGTCTGATAGGGATTTGAGCCTGGCTGCAGCTTGTGAGTTGTCGTTGGACCTTTCCAAGATATGTAGAG ACAGCTGCGTCTTGGAGTTCTCCGTAAAGGTGTTGCAAGTAACTGAACCTTTAGAAGATAGAATGGAGAAGGCCTTGTTCAATCCCCCTTTATCTAAACAGAGGGTTGAATTTGCTGTTCGGCACATCAACCAGCTGCATGCTACAACATTG GTTGATTTTGGTTGTGGATCTGGTAGCCTTCTTGACTCACTGTTAGAGCATCCAACAACCCTTGAAAAAATTGTTGGTGTTGATATTTCTCGAAAGGGTCTTACGAGAGCGGCAAAG AGCCTTCATCAGAAGCTTAGCAAGAAACTCTTGTTACAAACTAGTGTTCCAACAGCTGTGCTCTATCATGGATCAGTAACAGATTTTGATTCTCGCTTATACGGGTTTGATATTGGCACCTGTCTTGAG GTGATTGAGCATGTGGAGGAGGACCAAGCAAGTTTATTTGGCAACGTTGTATTGAGTTCATTCTGTCCGGCGGTGCTCATTGTTTCCACACCCAACTACGAATACAACCCTATCCTCCAGAGGTCAGCTTTGCCAAACAAGGAAGAGGAGCAGGAACAAGACGCTGGACCTTGCAAGTTCCGCAACCATGACCACAAGTTCGAATGGACGAGGTCCCAGTTCCAGCGCTGGGCTACTCGCCTCGCTGCAAGCCACAACTACAGTGTGGAGTTCAGTGGCGTTGGCGGCTCGAGCGACGAACCTGGCTATGCTTCCCAGATTGCTGTTTTCAGAAGAATGGCGAGAAATCAAGGTGAATCTTCCCTGAACGAGGATGATTCGCACCAACCTTATGAAGTTCTCTGGGAATGGCCTAACGCATCTATACCGTCTCACTGA